The genome window TTTACTGCCTTCTTTTGCCTAGCTGCATTAATAATAGAAGATACAGTCTCAAAACCCATTTTCATTCTGTTAATTATTCACTTTTTAGCCATAATCTTACAAGCAATGAACTATAACAATCACATCTGGGAAAAGGTATACAACGGAAAGAACACTATACCATTCCTTCTCCTGGTCTTGCGAGCAGGCTGGTTGAACCAGGTCTTGATATAGTTCTGCCAGTGCTTCTTAAAGTGACCATTGGGAATAACATTGTTATGCTTCATCTCTTACCTAAAAACATCAATATATACCAGAATTTATTAACACAAATTCAACTCCCCCGACTATACAACACAAGAAATTCAACCAACATCTCGAAACCATACAACAAACATCATTCCCCTCCATAATTCAACATCCACATTTTCCACCGACAAAGCAtcgaaaaacaaaacaaaacttcCGAACCACTATCTAATCCACCAATTTTACGACTCCACTATATAACTCAAATCTCACActacaaaatacatataaaacatcaacaaaaaacaaattaaagttCCGAAACAGCCTATTCAACAACACGATTGTAAAAATGATCAACCTATACATACAACATACATACAAAACAACTGAAATCACAAGTACACAACAACCTCGCATCTCTTCAACATTATTAATCACACATTTCAAATACACAAACAATTcaataaaatcaatttatataacaaaaaacaaaacgAGGTAATTGAAACAACTATATACAATCTGTTGagtaaaattatatgatatatggaTTAGAGATACCTGTGGATGTGACGGCGGCGGCGATTTTTCCGGCAGAGCTGTGCCTCCTCTCTTGTGCTAAGGCCTTCTGATTTGTGGCGTTTCTGAGCTTTTATAAAACCCTAGAGAGAATAGTGAGTTTAGGGTTTATCGGGCCGGCCCAACTATTTCATTCTTGGGCTATATAATTTGGACTGGATTGTCATTACCTTTTggtagggctgtcaaaaaaatccgaaagatccgatatccgtccgaaaaatccgtCACCGTATCCGGGAAAAAGCGGATATAATCCATATCCGGaataaaacggatattatccgtattcgaatccggggtttgcggatacggatatggatataggcgtattcgtatccgaaaatatccgtatccgaaattattattatatgtatataataatacatatataaatttattttttacttatattttttattttatcatataaattttgaaaaagaattaatatttaaaataaaaaagaaacattaAGTATCTTGCAAATGGAGAATGGAGAAAATGGAACTATCTTCATTaagctttttctttttaaaattgttgcagatagtgttgttttgtgatttaagttgttaaaattaatattttgttcgaaaTATTTGGCCTGAATGCCCAAATTTCGGTTAAATTATGTTATTAATTTCCGATTGGGTATACATTTGCTGTTGAACGGTTCAAAATATGTTTTTCTAATTAATCTCAAaatgtatatttgatttttagtgATGTTTGAAAAAAGGgatacggatattatccgtatccggataatatccggccgGATACATatctttttattctaaaatttgcgtatccgtatccggatccgaatccgATTTTGAGTaggcggatacggatatgggcaAATCCGTATCTgttttatccgtttgacacccctaCCTTTTGGTAATAGACAAATAAATTACgggatttaataaaatatatagttatattttataaatgggATTCCAAATAGTTATCATTAATTTATAAGATAACTAGTTAATAAGCATATTTTTGGGTGACATCGCAacatttttctaaaaatcataGACAAGTAAATCAGTACCAATCatgttatattacataaattagctaaaaatatatattacaaattcgaTCATAtgaatgaattattttattttaaaaaatttatataatatatatatatatatatatgtgtgtgtgtgtgtgtgtgtgtgtgtgtgtgtgtctagggaagggttctggtacaaacttacaaactttttttgttcaacacatatataacttgagttcaacatttttttaagatattatgttgaacatcgattaaaactGTGtcggagaagtacataaactagtTTTGCAATATTATAACTAAGTTAAActtattatataaccaatatttatctttctagaccctacccaaaccccagaggtatagtttaagcatctctataaatatattcaacacaatggtAATTGATGTTCTACACccaatgttgaaccccagttacgaatgtgttgaatgcacgatttatctgtgcgttatttttgaaattatgatgtttttttaataattttcaacatggatattTTCTATAATTAAGGATTAACAGGTtgagagaataaaaaaaattcaaaaaaaaagtttgtaagtttgtaacttaaaaaaaaaaatatttgactttatccctatatatatatatatatatatatatatatatatatatatatatataaatgaatgtTTTTACTTGTGTTCTTATATGTAAGATAACATACAAGTTGAGGACAAAGTCGACTCTGGTTGTATCAAATTCGCCTAAAgtatttaataacaaataactaatacttaaaattattattatttactatactttttagttttcatttatatagacacacacacacacacacatatatatacatatatatagaaatcAATAAAATGTAAGAAACTAGAAACTACTCCCGCAATTATTGTTTATAGTTACAGTATCACTTGTTCATACACTATTAGTCGCTATTATAAAAtagttaatatttatttttataattgagaaaaatttcttatatttattattgatttattattgATGGTCAATTATTGATGATTAATCATAGTTATAGAAGGTCCGTGATGATAGCAAGGAACGAAAAGAGGTATGTAGTGGTGGTGAATAGTCATCAATAGTGTCAAGTTAAGCAAACAACGATAGGCTAAGCGTGATTGTATGCGATGACGACAGTATTGAACAGGTCGATAATGATGTTAGGAGGTTCGTCAATATGagtgaaaatgatgatgatatatgtacattctatatatgtgtatttatatttttgtatttgtagttgaaaatagtgataaaaaattggtCAATAACTATTTTCTAGTTTCTAACCTAATTTGGCTTTTAGTATATATAAATGTACATTGgaatatatgttaaattttaaaattaagatgtATAAGTCGTTTTCTAGGTAAACATGTTTAAGGAGAATAAAATACTTTCATTGTTTATCAGTCTCACGATGATAATTCACTAAACACATTATAGCATTTATTgaacttattttataatatgatcCCGAAGTTTCACCCATATTTTtgttactaattttaaaattaagatgtATAAGTCGTTTTCAAGGTAAACATGTTTAAGGAGAATAAAATACTTTCATTGTTTATCAGTCTCACGATGATAATTCACTGAACACATTATAGCATTTGTTgaacttattttataatatgatcCCGAAGTTTCACCCATATTTTTGTTACTAATTATAAATACACATtcttgttatattttttaattaaccaATACATTTCTAAAACTTGAAGGGGGTTACCGAGTGAACTtatcatgattatattattttacacGCTTGCTTAATCGTAGGTATTATTgaaccaaacaaaaaaaaaatcaaatcaaacatgTCACCTTTGTAGTACTTCAATATGATATTTCTCCCTCAGCCCCGGACTTTTTAGGGGCAAAAATATATGGGCCGGTTGGGTGGgcctaaaataagtgcttcttgctaaaaataaaaaagtaaaacagaagttggaagcaagttaagacttataagtgattaaagtgtttggaaaaaagtaGATACCAtaaaacaaaagctagtattcttaactttttataagtacttcttgactttttaaacaaacggtacgaatacaTGCTTTTAACTTACAACTCCGCTTAAGAGCCCGGGCCAGACACCCACATAGTCTATCGGGGTATTAAAAagtttaatcattaaaaatttaaaattttgatttttaaataatattatttaagatgATGTTTTGAACTTGTCTAATATTAATTctatgttaaaaatattttttcttttgatgtgaatgttaaaattattattactatcTCAATTTTAGTTCATATGTTTAACACTAAAAATTGActtgaaacttgttatttttggaagaaataaaacaataattaaatataatattatgataaacttaaaaGTTATAGTAAATATACCAAAGAAAagcattaaattattatttgtgtaatattttgattatgagAAAGGTCGGTTCAcaaaatttattgatatataCGCCATTTAATATCTTGTGTATAAAGAGTCTATAAAACCCACCATCCAACTATCCAAACCAATTAAAACTCTGTATTATTAAATTCtcattaattttataacttactCATCTTTGTCGAAAGTAACTTTTACATCCTCGTTATTCCCGAATTCATCACTCAGATCTAGTTTGATTGAAGACTTTACATGATACATACAACTATATTCAAGAGTTTGCAAGATACATAACATTCAGATTTCATCAGGTATTACTTGGTAAGTCATTTTCTAATTCGAttcatattcaaattttttttacatttattccAAAACAAAACGGGCTGAAATCAATCTAATTCGATATATTCTGTACACGAATTCATTTAcgttgttgtttcattcttaaaATGTCGattgatttggatttgattgaaattttgtgTTTCAAATTAATCGCGTTGTATCGAAACCTCGCGATTGAATTTGATTTTAGATATTTGGGTTAGATTCAGATCTTAATCAGTATTCATTctaaaaattttgttttttttagaaTCAACCAatctacatattaatatattaaattgtgGCACAAAACTATTAACACCGCttattatttgatttgattttttcgAAACTGCACATATCATGAGACGTATAAGATATTTTTTActtgattattatgaattttttattttaaaataacatattagattttttattataattattaattttataaatttttatgatgcaggaaacaatgaagaaagtgcttCAAATAATTGTCTTTTGGAATGGGCAGGTtacattttcatatttaatcTCCGGAACAGGTATTGCACTAGcatttaatttgataatttataagtttcttctttataaagaaaataaaacacaatttaatTGTAATGCAGGTATCACCTGGCTAACAAGAATCATCTTTTTAAGCGGAGTTATGCTCATAAAAGCTTGGTGCCACTATGAATGTCGTATCCTTGGCGCATTTCATGGTTTACTGGCTACATATGCTTTGGAAGCTTTGATTCTATTCATATTCCAGCTGTTCAATTCATCTTTAAATGGACTTCTAGATTGTGTGTGTATGACATTGTAGTTATTTATGCATTTGATGAGCATGTTTGTTCAGTATTGTATTTTACTCTTTTTATCCGTGTAGGTGCTTTATCGATTTTTGGATTATTATGCAAACTTTGATTGGAAGAACTGTTGTATCAGTTTGGAGGGTCAAGTTCTCACATCATCCCTTCCCAACCTAGTTGGTAAACATATATTTACAACTAATGTGTCTATCTTTATCGTATAACTACTAAGATAGTGGTAGAaatgatgattttttttcttttgtgtaCATGTAGTTACTAATCAAGGGAATGGCAGAGCATAACCATTGCTTTCAAGAAAAGTTATGAGATTATATACCGAATTGTTTTCATCATATATGCTTGGTTGATCTTCTTGATGAATTCGGAAAGCTACACGATTCTTATGAATACATAAAACACGTGAACCAGATTTTTAAGGGGCAAACATTTTATTCGACTTGGATCATGAGAATgcttgatattatattttgttaactaatatgtatataattactAGAAGATGGAGCAATATTGTTGATTTTAGAAGCCTTGTAACTAACCAATTAATGTTTTTCTCTTTTGGCCTTAAAGATTCAAGTGGTTTACAGTTCACCATGCCATCTCAATAGAAGTAGATAGCTTGTTCCTTGCAAGTTGAACCTATTACTTTATTTGGCTAGTGAGTAAGAGTGCCTGATAAGTGGCAAAAGATTATTTAAGTGTTAGCACGAGATAAATTATCAAGTTATTAGCAAAGTTCACAAGATTCGGTATCTGTTCACGAGGCGGCAAATAGCTTTACTAAAGGGAGCTTAAGATGATAAAGAGATAACTTATTCCATTATCTTCTTTGTAATATGAAAAAGATGTAGCTTCTTCATATTAGAGATTTAACGAAAAAATGCTTACTATTCTGTCTGTCCATTCAAGAAACCATATCTGTCACTTCTTTTCAACTAGCTAGACATGTTCTGGCGATGGTTTGAGTTAAA of Daucus carota subsp. sativus chromosome 3, DH1 v3.0, whole genome shotgun sequence contains these proteins:
- the LOC108213879 gene encoding uncharacterized protein LOC108213879, translated to MKKVLQIIVFWNGQVTFSYLISGTGITWLTRIIFLSGVMLIKAWCHYECRILGAFHGLLATYALEALILFIFQLFNSSLNGLLDCVLYRFLDYYANFDWKNCCISLEGQVLTSSLPNLVVTNQGNGRA